In Sus scrofa isolate TJ Tabasco breed Duroc chromosome 11, Sscrofa11.1, whole genome shotgun sequence, the following proteins share a genomic window:
- the LOC100520401 gene encoding CDGSH iron-sulfur domain-containing protein 1, whose product MSTTSSLRVEWVEADTIAAGTAAAGYLAYKRFYVKDHRNKSMVNPHIQKDNSTVVHAFDREDLGDKAVYCHCWRSKKFPLCAGSHIKHNEETGDNVGPLIVKKKDT is encoded by the coding sequence ATGAGTACGACTTCCAGCCTACGAGTTGAGTGGGTCGAAGCGGATACCATTGCTGCTGGGACAGCTGCAGCTGGTTATCTAGCTTACAAAAGATTTTATGTTAAAGATCATCGCAACAAATCTATGGTAAACCCTCACATCCAGAAAGACAACTCCACGGTAGTACATGCTTTTGACAGGGAGGATTTGGGAGATAAAGCTGTGTACTGCCACTGTTGGAGGTCCAAGAAGTTCCCACTCTGTGCTGGATCGCACATAAAACACAACGAAGAAACTGGCGACAACGTGGGACCTCTGATCGTTAAGAAAAAAGACACTTAA